A window of Chanos chanos chromosome 15, fChaCha1.1, whole genome shotgun sequence genomic DNA:
GAAAATTCTTAATCACGtgtagagagaaaaaactgaagtgttaaaaaaaaaaacacaaacacacacaaaaagggaaGTATACCCTAAAACTTGATCACGAGCATGTTACCACAGCCTTTACTTTTAAAATACTTGCTCTAGTTGTATTTCTGTCACATGTCATATTGCTCTGTTATAATATTGTGTAACAGTCCACATTGCGTCAACTTTGACAGTGGAAATACACCTCGTGATCGTGGGATCAGTTGCATACCTACTCAAGTTCACTTCTGTGTCACCTACAGTATGAAGTCCACAGATTTGGGTTTTGATAATTCTATCATATATGGAAAGAAATCATTTGAGTGCCTCCTggaaaagaaattaattaaaaatctaATACACGAGTTAGATATTTTATGAAAATTTTATTATATACTGTTAGGTTGTACTAACCAATACCAGCTATGTTTTCCATTATGGTGTGACAGTCTCACATTTtgtctaaaaaacaaaaacatcagttcaCATACAACAGAAAAATATTGGTTTAAAGGTCAATATAAGTAGATGCCCAACATACAAAaatgacaacttttttttccaaagacaaatttcatttcacagtctagagcgtgcacgcgcgcacacacacacacacacacacacacacacacacacacacacacacgcagagaaacAATAACCCCAGACTCCTTTCAATCCTACTCAACCCAAACACACCTGTCCCATTCGTGTTCTTATTCCCAATTCCCAGCCTATGCACACTGTCTTATAAAGATCAGTTCTGGAGAAAGATTCAAACAGCATAAAGAGCACACTGCATTTGATCAAAGTTTgaccaaataataataaaaaagaccaTAAACCATAGTTAAAATGAtctaaaaaaatgaaataaaaattattatttaagAAATGTAAATTCATCAACCTTTTAAAATACTAGCATGAtctatttctttaaaaatactaccactactactacagCAGAGTCTGTTGATCATCCATTCAAGAGTAAGGGACTCTAACCATGCAATGAATGCTGGTTAAGTTTCCTCAGGAAACCAGACagatgtacacagacacaaacagaagggtttttttttgtttgtttcttttttagattCTCTTTCtcagatccaaaaaaaaaaaaaaaaaagaaaacccctctTTAAAAAGCTGCTATGAGCGAGAGCGCTCTGCCACTCAGCACAACGCAACaatccttctccctctccctctctcttttctcttcctggAATACGCATGCACACTCTCAATGATAACTGTTAACTACGTCCGCACTGAATGAGGTCCTGTGTTCTGGGTGCACTCCCATCTGGGCTCCATGACGTGGGATCCAGGTCAAGGGGTTTTGGGTCATCACTGCCAGCCCAGCTGAGGGTGCAGGCCGGGCTGTAGGGGGAACGTGGATCCTGGGGCAGGTGGGTAGTTGGTGAATCCGTTAGGTTGAGGAGGGTAACTCTCCAAAGCTGAGGCTGTGTGAGCCTGCAGAATGAGAACACTGATGTCAGAGAATTGGAGACTTAAAGCCATGAAGGCTGCAGGTGGGCTGACGACATGTTGCTCTTAAACTCACGGCTTGAGGGATATGTGCAGTCTCATAACAGGATATCTCaatcaatatattttatttccaaaaaaaatgttctacAACAGGGAATAGCAAAAAAGACACATATTATTCTTTTCACATCTGTTTGATTTCGTTGCACAATTTCATCATGGGAAATTCTCAATCACGAGTAGAGAGGAGCTAAGAGTGTGAGTTTATTCaccctcatgttttttttcccaaagataaatttcatttcatagtCTAgagtgtgcgcatgcacacgtACGCatatgcgcacgcgcacacacacacacacacacacagagaaaaacaacaaccccaGACTCACTTCAATACTACTCAGCCCAAAAACACCTGTACCATTGTTCAGAAAAACTATCATATTATTTTACTTATGAGGAAATATTCTATACAATCAAGTCTGCAAAGTTAGTGCTGTACAGACATGACAGAAGTCTGTGTTTGGGCTTCTATATGGCCACGCTGAAGATGGAAACTCCATGTTTGTGTCACGATGACTGTTAGACACCCGTCTACAAATGGCAAAACCCTCTTCCTTTGGACAATATGTACGTACATCATGACTTTCCGATAACAAGTACTCACCATCCGACCGGTCCTACCACCAGCCCAAACACTTACAGCCCAACCAACTTTATGCCCTTCATAAACCACCTATATCTTGCGCTGCCTAGCTACAGCTTGGATTTTTATCAAAAATCTTTCCTTCGATGCCTGCCTGCACAACAGCATGGGCACTCTTACGAGTCACGCGGTGTTATCGCATAAAATGCCTTGAACCCATCCCCCTAACAGTAACGGATGCACTAAAATGCTGGAAAACAACTTCAGGGACTAACAAGAGCAACTCACAAAGTCGAAAGAAGCAGGTGTCATTCTAATGAGTAATAATATTAGCGCTGTCAAAATTAACACGTTCATTTTTGCAAtcaatttgaaatatttaacgcattaaaaaaatattcaggcTATTAACGCAGCTGCGCTTTGTTTACTTCCTGCGGCGGCTGACCTACGACCTGTGAGGACGTGTGCCGCCAAATGAACAATCCCGGTTACAGATGGATAAGGACAAGGATGGAGTTTTAGGCGaaaagtttcactttaaaaaGTCGCCCGACAGAtctttgaagaaaacaaaagtaatcTGCACAGTTTGCAAAGCCTAATTTAATTACCACAGAAGTCATCCGTCTTTGACACATCACCTCGAAGCAAAGCACCTTTGTACTTGCGGgcgaaaaacaaaatgaaagttaGAGGGTAACTAATGTTTTGGTTAATCGGATAACTAAAGACTGCCACCCATTTAACATGGTAGAAGATGATGGACTGAGAGAAATCACTTGAACTGCATCGTGAAACACCTCTAAAGCCATGTTTTAACTGAACATGACGTGAAATTTACGTGCGACGCGAATGGATGAAAAGTCAATGGCAGGAGGCGAATGGGCGGAGTTAATCGCGGAGAAACTGCGCATGACGCAAAATGGGCGAAATGAGCACTCGCTCgagttaaaaaatgttcaactcGAGCGAAAATTTTGCTTGATGAAAACCAATCACCTTCAAGTAAGGCTAGAGGCCACACCCCCTTCTCAGAAACCTCTTTGGTCGTGCGTgatctgattggtgtaatcaaaaaCACTTGCTGTGACGTAGCGCGAAATTcgtttgttccttttttcagGTAAGTGATCAAACCCACACGGGGAAAGCTAAGCGAAATCTCACTTCGCATTCGGTTAAAACGCAATGTTATAATCTACCCTCGAGAGGAACCAGTCAACTGGCACTTGAACATGGaaagcattttttgttgttcagaTCATTTGTATTAGTGAATATAAGAAATTATTTCCTTCTAAGCTGATATCTAATTTTAATGGCCTTAGTGGTTTTGAAATTCAACTGCCACTTTAAAATATAAGCCTGggttttgttattatttctgTTAGTTCGCATGTGAAATATGTCTTTCAAGCTGACAGTCAATTTTGATGGCCTTGATAGTTTTATTCGAAGTCTGTAGTTCACAGGAGAGAATCTATGTTCAAAGTTAAAAAGATGCTATTAAACAATATATTTGAATTTACATATATTTCCTTTGTCTACATTAATTCTGtgatttcacatttaaatattcatttttacaaGCTTCAgtcttaagaagaaaaaaagtgattaacGGCGATTAATCACAACAAACTGTGCGATCGATTAGTCAATTTTTTCTAATCGATCGACAGCCATAAATAATATACACTACAGCACCATATTTGGTGAGGCTAGTGTTTGTGAAAGGTGCGTTTCCAAGGTGGAGCAGGATAAGAGAAAGATAATAATACCTGAAGCAGAGCAGATTGCACAGCTGGATTGTGGAGACCAGACAGAGCTGCAGGAGAGGGGCTTGGAGAGAAGCCAGGCATGCCTGGAAATGACAGCAGCCCGGGAAACGTAGCCCCGCTCGGGGCCTGAAGACCACTACTCAGCCTGCTCAAAAAACATAAGCGCTCAGTACATAAACtacaaatgatattttcataaaatcTTGCAGATaatttaacagatttttttttaaaaatcacactaATAACAGAAAAAGGTAAATATCAGGTCGAAGCATCAATGGGCGAGAAAAATGGACTTTGTTCATGTTTAAACAACTGTAGTTATGGCTGTAGCACATGACAGccataaatgaaaacagtcatGAGTTAGCAGACGACCTAGTGCCAACACTCACTTTCCATATTCTTTTTACGTGTAGTGTTGAATGACCTCAACTTTCACCCACTATGGTTTTAAAGCCCTGTGTTTATCTCTCAATGGAATTGGCTGATAAATAACTTGAATTTATGATACCCTTAGATCTGCAGGGAACTTCTCTATGGAAAATCCATTTCATCACCCccctgcgccccccccccccctccccccagcagCGCGATAGCAGTCTGGAAAAAATGAATACGCtgtcacagataaacacacacacaatcattttatgattttttcccctctactGAAACAAAGATAAAGCATTAGGGAGTGGCTaagaacatttgaaaacatgtcctttcctctcttatcagaaatatttcagtgtatttaCCATGTCTGGTTAAAAGACATGgctttaaacaaagaaaaggatctttttttttttttaaatatgttgtgAAATATTCTGACATACAGGATCATTATAACCTTGGTGTATGTCCATACAATtaaattgagtttttttttttatcaaacatttaGTTTTGTAGTTGTATGTTTTTCACCCAAAAGTCTATTCCCAATACGACAACCTAAACCTACATCAAAATTGAGCTGATTTGCTTAATTAAATAATAGTAGTCTTGTTGGCCGTACTTTATCagctaaatattttttttcaaaacgtCAAATGAGTTTACCAAAACGAAATACTGTTCTTATAGGAGGCAGGACAAGTCACCTTCTTTAACAACCGATTAGCAGAATAAGTGTACAGGTGTTTTAACTCATTCAGCCCATGATCACTGCACACTGATATACCTActttgtttcatatttaaaaaaaacaacaacaataaacattcGTAAATACTGGACTCCTGGAATAACACATCaaaaaaattacacagcaaTAACACAATAACAAGGAATCAACTGGCAAACCAGATATGCCAACAAGGTTGAACTTCCTCTttagtaataacaataataataacaataaaaaaaaagagtaactcCCAGATCCCAGAGACTTACCCTGCTTGTCCCACAAGAGTAGGGTTGAAGTTGGAGCTAAAAGCTGAGGCAAAGCCAGGCAACACCGGAGAGGAGGAAGGTACTCCTGCTGCTGCAGCCGCTGCCACTGCTGCCGCCGGGAGAGTGGCCACTGTGGCCACGGACGAGGAGGTGCCGGGGAGTCCCATAAAGGAGGAGAGAACTGGGCTGCCTGCCGCAGGAGGGCCAGAGCTTCCGAAACTTGGGAAGGCAGGGCTAGGCCCTGGGGGCAAGCCAGGGAATATGGAGGGGGCAGTGGTCAGTCCAAGGCTGAAGGGGGATGGGGAAGAGGCACCTGTGTTGACAAGGCctgagaagacagaggaagacgGGGGCAGCGGCCCAGCAGCAGGGGCCATGGAAGGGACAGAGGAAGCTGCCTGACCACTGGGgaaagcagaggaagaagagagggacGGGAACGGGGAAATTCCTGGAAACGGTGGGACAGGGCTGCCTCCGGGCTGGGTGGCCAGGTTAGGGGGAAGACCTTGGAGCCCACCAATGGATGCCTGACTTGGCAGGGAAGTCTGAGGGGAGCCCGAGGTGTGGCTCAAGCCCAGAGAGCGGGCGAGAGGAGCAGAGTTCGGCATCAccagagagctgagagagggagtgccAGAGCGGGAAGGGCCTTTGAATGCAGAGGGGACTGGGCTGTTGGTGCCGCTGTTTCCCCCGGGACGTGAAACAGAGCTCAGGGCCTGTTCGTTGTGAAAGGTCCCTGTGGAACTACCCATACTTTGCTGCGCAGGAGGCTTGGGGCTGGGGATCACTCTGGTCGGAAGGCCACCGTGGCCTTGCATGCCGGGAGTGGAGTTTCCGGGCGGCAGGCCAGAGGAACCTGAGGGGGTGTAGCTACGGATCACGGACGTAGACTGATTGAGGGATTGCGAAGGTCCTCCAGGGTAAGGGGGAGCCAGCTGAGATTCGGAGGAAGGGGGGAGACCCTTATACGGAGGAGCGCCAACAGACATTGCCTGAGAGGGCAAAGGGTCCGTCACTCCTCTCGGGGTGGGAGTGGGAGCTCCCGACGAGGTACCTGAGCGGGACGCTCCGGGAAAAGGGGAAGGGGAGAAGCGGGTGCAAGGAACAGGAGTCCCGCAGGGAGTGCTGGAAGGAGTCTGAGCCTTAATGACTGTAGGGGTGGGTGTGCCGGATGGAGGCATCCCTGGAAATGGTGGGGGAACAGGCGTGGTTTGGCCGCTAGGGTTAGGAGCTACATGTGGAGAACCAGCAGGCATTGGGGGGCCCTTAATCACAGAGGGAGATTGGGCAGGAGCTGGGGAAGGGGTAGGAGAGGGTGCTACTGGATTTTGGGAGGGAACCAGACCAGGGAAAACAGGGGTGATGGGAGTGGTGGGTTGCGGCTGAGCGGAAGGTTGAGAGGTTACTGGTGTCGAAGGGTTGGAACCGTGCGGTGACAATGTGGGTGTGGTAGAGGCATTGGAGGAGGGGTTTTGTTGACTGGCAGGTCGAGCGTaagctggagagagacacatacacagtcattacaAACCACAAACTAGCATGGTAATACATAATCAAacttaaaatgacagttttgatgTACTCAAGCTCTGTGGATTATATGCAAATATAGCTCtatgtaaataaaaaagaaaaaaaaaatacacatacaaagcAAACAGGTGCAGAATTTTTAAATGTTAGTTGGTACACAAACTGCCTTTTGTAGCTGCATGTAAATGCCATAAGAGGTGACAAAGCAGGATACCATCATAGCAGATACCACATGCAATGTAACATCCGATCAGCTGCAATCGGGTCGAAACTAGTTCCAGAGGCTTCCCACCTTACACAAATGTTTAACTACAGATCCAACCTACAACCTCAAATGGGTTTACACAAGGATCACGGATGAGGGCAATAGTTATATTCGAGACATGGCTGTGACAATTTACCGGTGAATGCCTAGATCACTTGTGATATATTAAAAATTCATTATATGACAAAGAAATTGGATGAAAATGCCATGGTTACCCTTGAGGCCAACGTATGAACATAAATGCTTATAACATTAATTAGATTTCTTTGACTATTTCCAGTCATTAGCTGTAAGACGAAAACATTCCTCCGACAATAAGAATTTGACAGGCCGACAAAACGTCACCCTATTTTAACTGACGTGATGATAGGACCTCTCAGTCCAGTAAGAGAAAAAGTAGAGCCCACAGACAAACATCATTTAGCATCCAGAAGAATCTCTGGCTGACTTTTTGAGAAGTTCATGCATGTGATAATTAGTCCAACATTTTTCACAGTCaggtgaacagagagagtgcagtCAGGGGAAGCAGTCATGCAGGACAAAATACTGATTCGTTACGGATTCCACCAGcaattcatttttacagtactGGTCaccagttacaaaaaaaaaaaacaggagcaaaaAGACCTATTGAAAACATATCCTCTAAAGATTCACACAAGACATGCAGATTTCCATAAGCACAGACCTCAGTTTTTGAGAGAGCAATGTTAAAGTAGAGCTCtcagtgtttgcatttttttttttcattataacTTTTTGAATTGTCATCTTCCAAATCAAACttctaaaaaggaaaaaaaggaaaaatcacttcacttcaaaggaaaaaaaatgtcgaTCTTTCAACTTATAGattaacagagaaaagaaaaaaaagccatgaagaataaagaaatgaagGGCAGCAATAGGGAGGTCAGCAAATGAAAGCATTTgttatatttcacaaaaacaaacaaacaaaaaaaaaaaaccaccaccaTTCAATGATATGTACTGCTGccattcaaactgaaatgaaattcaaatgaaaccTATCGGTTTTTGAGTATAATTCTCAAATGCTCAGCGCTGGCGTGATGGAACTATAGAAAAATTAGGGCGAGGACGAGTCTCATTTTCCCAGTCAAGTTACACGTGTCGTTATTCAGCTAAAGCAAGTAGATGCCTGTGAGATGAGCTAAACCCAACACTGCCAGAAGCAGACTTTCACAGAGATTAAGATGCATGCTCTGAAGCAAAGGAGGTGGGTTTTAGTATGCGCAGTGAAAAAGCAGCCTCGGTAACAAGCACGGGGAATTGAAAAAGCCCAGGCGGCAGTGGTGGCGTAGTCGGCGGTGGCAGTAGCAGCAGAGGTATTTCATACCTGCTGACTTTGGAGTGGCAGTGTATGGTGGAGGGGGTATGCTGGCAGTAATGACCCCTCCTAAAGACACCAATCCTGCATTGTTGTACGCACCTGagcagggaggggaggggaggctGAGAATTAACAGTGCCAGCCATACACCTCTGCCACGTGAAAACCCCTCTTTGATAACCAATTTACTCAGTGCGCACGCGCACGTACATACACCCACGCAAAGAAACGcgcaaaaacacatgcatgcacactctaCACCAGTGATATTACACCGGGCGGGCCCAGCCCATCCAACTTTCTCCAAGTGGGGTAAAAGATCACTGGCTCCCCtaaccatctctctgtctctctcactaccaaaaaatatacagtatgtagaAAGGCAGTCTTACTCGGAGCAATGGTAGGATGTGGTCGGCATGGCGGAATAGGGTAAGGCACTGGCCTGTGAGGATTGTAAGTGGATGGagcctatgaaaaaaaaaaaaaaaaaggataagaacatgTGACAGTTGACAACATGTTTAGGTCACTGAGATCAATTTATTGCCAATTCATTCAGCAATAAAAGATAAACAAAGGGACAAAGGTGCAGAATAGACCACTACATCAACGGCATATGGGCAATACACGGGCGATAAGTTGTGtgcaaacttaaaaaaaaatgtaccgGCTTGCTTGGTCCAATGATTCGAGAAGCAATTCCTTTGCCTTCCGCGTTCATCTCTTCGCCGTCTTTTTTTGCAGAGATTCCCTTGAAAAATtgattttgaaatattcatggcatttcaggaaaacaaactgtgtttaaaatgacaacCAAACCATCGTTTCATACACGACTCTGTTTCTGTAAGATGCTACTCACAGGGAAGGAGCCAGTCACTTGGCTTGGTTTTCCTTTCGGGTAAGGATTTCCGGGAATCATTCCGCATGAGGAGATCATCGCCACGGGGGCTTTACATCCAACCTTACAAACCTACAGAAATTTCACAACCAAACTTCTATTCATCCAGAGTTAACAGACCAGCAAACAAGGATTGCTTCAGAGGAACAATCATGAATGGATTTTCCATGATCATATATCAGatgtaattataaaaaaaaaaaaaatggatcgACACTGACTAAAATCCCTCACTGTGATTAGACTGAGAGATTACACTGGGGATGGAGATTTTGTGctgattaaatgaaaatttaacCAGTGTAGCAGGTGAAGATATGAATTTTTTTACAAGCACTCTTTCACGTTCAATTTACTAGTCAGGCTGTTACAACTTCAGACTGCACTGAAAATCAAGAGTCTTAAACCTGTTCCAGAATTCTTCTGGCCCGTTTCTTCTCAGACAGATGAACGCGGAACAAATCCTCAACAGGGCGGTAGTTCTGTGCATCAGATATATTTCTGCCATAAAATGAACAGTGATTTATTAATAACCCCACTAGgcagcttttttcccccctcttatATCAAGTATACATACGTCTGTTCAAGAATATAACTTACAGTGCAATTAGTTCCAAAACAATCAGTTTGTCCTTTGAAAATGTGAAGGTGTTGAGGATGTTGGCTACTTTGGTTGTGGGGATAGCAACCATtttctgcccaaaaaaaaaaaaaaaagacagagagagacttagtGACACTTCTGTTAGACCTCAAAAACAAAGGGGCATGTGTAAAATTATGCAGAAGAGAGACTctgcaaactgaaaaaacaaaagtttgaaaaacacatgaaacagcTGAGACAAATATACATCTACACTTCTGTATACGTGCCATCAGACTGATGATTATGCAAGCCGGTTTTATATCAGCAAAGTGATTCAATGTTAGAGTGTAAAAAGCACAGTCCTCACATGTTGCAGTGCCTTTACTGCCTTTATCTGCGGCTCCGCCCAGGAGAAGTACTTGAGTATGTCAATCACCTATGAGTGAGAATGATAACAGATAAGTCACTCTTttcacatgtaaacaaacagcaattGAAATGTCAACAGGTTACAATTAAGCCATTGAATGAGGCATGAAACACTCCTCTTAATTTACCTGTTCACTAGTGAAGTACCCATGCACCTGTTCAATAGCTTTGATCCGCTGATCTGTCAAAACACACTGGATGGAAAGCAAGGGGAAAAAGACATAAGAACTATTTCCATCTTAACAGTTCTCCGCTTAGTTCACGATTATGAAAACACTGTCACGTGACTCTGCGGTCACCTTACCTTTCTGATTTCGTCCAAGACGATGTCAAATGATTTTTTGTCCATCTTGAACCCTCTGGTGACACCTGATTTCAGTCAGTAGATCGAGTCTAAAATATAACAAACTTCTACTGTTTTTGCTGCTTCTAGGGTATGGGAGGGATCTTCAGAAAATGAATTAGTTGTTTTAATCAGTTTAATTTTCCAATGTAACCCTAATAAGCGAACTGATCAACAATTAACAAACTGTCTGAAAGGATCGGTCAGAAATCTATATTGCAAATACGCCTCCTATTGCATTAGATCAAAATTTGTACTTTTGAAAATTAATAATTTATAAGTACTACATCGgcagaaaaaaatcattacattgCATCTGCTCACTTGAGGGGCAAGTGTCTATTTTTATTAACCTCTGCTATGTGGCTAACTACATTCTTCTAGCCAGACTCCATTGAATGCTACTATTCGCCACTATTTGGGCAGCTAGCGTTAGCTTCTTTGACATGCTTGCTAGATAATAACAGAAATAATTCTGCAAAGATATCGCAATATTCTCATAGACGACACAATTCAACCACGTCCGATCCTCTTATTAAGTAATCCCTGAATGAGAACAATACAGTATCGCATCACCATAATTTGTGCATTAGTTTATTGTCCTCTTGTTTTGCTTGTTAGCTAATTCTCGAGGATATCCTACGTGCTCGTCTCCCTTTGTTAGGACCCCTCACAAAATgcgatgggttttttttctctccggaCGGAAAAGGATACGTTCAGCTCAATTCAATAATGGAGAAGTTACACTGCAAATTAAACTGTGTGTTGTAAAATATAACTGCATTGTATATAAAGCCACTCGAACTTTTCCTTCTCcgaactcctttttttttttcaattttagcATTAAAAAGTACAACCTACAGAACTACCTACAATCGACGGAATAAGCTATAATTACTGAAAACatcttaacattttaaaacatagaGTTTTATTAAATGGTGAAATATGCAGGCGAAACTCTTGGAATGGCTTTTTAAATTAGATTTATTACGGGCCTCAATCACTTGAAATATGTCGCAGGTTTGTACtcaacatatttaaaacatatttaacatattACGTATTTTGTACTCAAAGCATACTGCTGTATAGTTACAACTGTAAATAATTTTCACCATGTCCAAATTAATAAGCAAATGAAATTTGATATTTCATGGCATTATGTTTACACTCTAGACGCCAAGTACTCATTGTGAGGGGTTACCCATACATCTAGACAGGCATGTAGTAGAACACCTTATCCGGAAGTAAACATGGAACAAGATGCTTGAGTTGTTTCGGATTTATTAGACATTAGACATTTATTAGATTTGCGGAAGATAAGACAAAATGGATCGATTCGTGTGGTCAAACGGACTGCTTGAGATGAACGAAACTTTAGTAATTCAACAAAGAGGTGTGAGACTGTACGACGGAGACGAAAAGGTATTCTAATCTATTTGTA
This region includes:
- the proser1 gene encoding proline and serine-rich protein 1 isoform X1; this translates as MDKKSFDIVLDEIRKCVLTDQRIKAIEQVHGYFTSEQVIDILKYFSWAEPQIKAVKALQHKMVAIPTTKVANILNTFTFSKDKLIVLELIALNISDAQNYRPVEDLFRVHLSEKKRARRILEQVCKVGCKAPVAMISSCGMIPGNPYPKGKPSQVTGSFPGISAKKDGEEMNAEGKGIASRIIGPSKPAPSTYNPHRPVPYPIPPCRPHPTIAPSAYNNAGLVSLGGVITASIPPPPYTATPKSAAYARPASQQNPSSNASTTPTLSPHGSNPSTPVTSQPSAQPQPTTPITPVFPGLVPSQNPVAPSPTPSPAPAQSPSVIKGPPMPAGSPHVAPNPSGQTTPVPPPFPGMPPSGTPTPTVIKAQTPSSTPCGTPVPCTRFSPSPFPGASRSGTSSGAPTPTPRGVTDPLPSQAMSVGAPPYKGLPPSSESQLAPPYPGGPSQSLNQSTSVIRSYTPSGSSGLPPGNSTPGMQGHGGLPTRVIPSPKPPAQQSMGSSTGTFHNEQALSSVSRPGGNSGTNSPVPSAFKGPSRSGTPSLSSLVMPNSAPLARSLGLSHTSGSPQTSLPSQASIGGLQGLPPNLATQPGGSPVPPFPGISPFPSLSSSSAFPSGQAASSVPSMAPAAGPLPPSSSVFSGLVNTGASSPSPFSLGLTTAPSIFPGLPPGPSPAFPSFGSSGPPAAGSPVLSSFMGLPGTSSSVATVATLPAAAVAAAAAAGVPSSSPVLPGFASAFSSNFNPTLVGQAGLSSGLQAPSGATFPGLLSFPGMPGFSPSPSPAALSGLHNPAVQSALLQAHTASALESYPPQPNGFTNYPPAPGSTFPLQPGLHPQLGWQ
- the proser1 gene encoding proline and serine-rich protein 1 isoform X2, whose protein sequence is MDKKSFDIVLDEIRKCVLTDQRIKAIEQVHGYFTSEQVIDILKYFSWAEPQIKAVKALQHKMVAIPTTKVANILNTFTFSKDKLIVLELIALNISDAQNYRPVEDLFRVHLSEKKRARRILEQVCKVGCKAPVAMISSCGMIPGNPYPKGKPSQVTGSFPGISAKKDGEEMNAEGKGIASRIIGPSKPAPSTYNPHRPVPYPIPPCRPHPTIAPTYARPASQQNPSSNASTTPTLSPHGSNPSTPVTSQPSAQPQPTTPITPVFPGLVPSQNPVAPSPTPSPAPAQSPSVIKGPPMPAGSPHVAPNPSGQTTPVPPPFPGMPPSGTPTPTVIKAQTPSSTPCGTPVPCTRFSPSPFPGASRSGTSSGAPTPTPRGVTDPLPSQAMSVGAPPYKGLPPSSESQLAPPYPGGPSQSLNQSTSVIRSYTPSGSSGLPPGNSTPGMQGHGGLPTRVIPSPKPPAQQSMGSSTGTFHNEQALSSVSRPGGNSGTNSPVPSAFKGPSRSGTPSLSSLVMPNSAPLARSLGLSHTSGSPQTSLPSQASIGGLQGLPPNLATQPGGSPVPPFPGISPFPSLSSSSAFPSGQAASSVPSMAPAAGPLPPSSSVFSGLVNTGASSPSPFSLGLTTAPSIFPGLPPGPSPAFPSFGSSGPPAAGSPVLSSFMGLPGTSSSVATVATLPAAAVAAAAAAGVPSSSPVLPGFASAFSSNFNPTLVGQAGLSSGLQAPSGATFPGLLSFPGMPGFSPSPSPAALSGLHNPAVQSALLQAHTASALESYPPQPNGFTNYPPAPGSTFPLQPGLHPQLGWQ